GTGAGACGAAAATTATCTGCAATACTGCTGCTTGCTTTGTTCCTGTTTAATATAGCAGGATATAGAGTAGCTTTTTACTTTCTCCAACAATATGCTGACCAGCAGATGACAGCTTCCCTTGAAAACGATTCTTATGATGAATCTGAACTCATTACGGTAACGATTCCCATTTCATTGCCTTATTATAATGACTGGAGCGATTTTGAAAGAGTGGATGGAGAAGTTGTTTATGAAGGTGTGGTCTATAAATATGTGAAACGGAAAGTTTGCCAGGGTCAATTGGTATTGCTTTGTATTCCTGATCAGAAAAGAACTGATATCGCATCCGCTAAAGATGCGTTCTTTAAATATAGTCAAGACCTGATGCAGCATCAGAATGATCATAAATCACCTAATAGTAAAGTTGTCGAGTATCAACCTATTAACGATTTTCAACAACACCTTATCTCTTATTTAATTACTACACCAATAACAAGCATTCAACAGAACCAGCATACACCTTTATCTGTTGCTTTGTCTTCATCACCACATTTATCGCCCGAACATCCTCCCCAGGTCTAATCAATATTTCTGTTAGTTACTGAGCGATCATGCCCAAAAAGGGATGGTCTTCTTCTGTTTCCCTAAACAATACTATCATGAAATATTTGATATTATTTGCCGTCATTGTAATGATGAACGGAGCTTGCCGCCATAAAGGGGATTACCAGCCTGTATTTGATAATCCCGGTTTATACTCAAAGTCTGTATATGAATTAAATAGTGTGGTGATGGACAATAATTTTAGTCCTGTTGTAGCTGCACGAAACTATGTTTATGCCAATATTGCCGCCTATGAATGTATTGCGGCGGGTGATTATCGTTTTGTTTCTTTGGTTGGGCAAATCAAACATATGCCTGTTATGCCAAAGCCAGCAGAGCCCGCTAAGGTCAACTATCATTTAGCCGCCTTGTTGTCATTGATTAAAGTAGGTAATGCGGTTACCTTTCCAGAAGGGGCCTTGATGGATTATTGGCAGAACTTGTATGATAAAGCGGACAGTGCTGGAATGCCTGCAGACGTACTAAAACAAACAGTAGCTTTTAGCGATACCATTGTAAGTGCCATTTTAAAATGGAGTAAAGGCGATAACTATGCGCAAACAAGGAGTGCAGAAAAGTACACGGTTACTGTAGAAGATGGTCGCTGGGTGCCAACGCCACCAGCTTATGCACAAGCCATGGAGCCTCATTGGTGTGAAATTCGTCCCATGTCATTAGATTCCGCCTCTCAGTTTGCACCACCTGCGCCTCCGGTCTTTAATGTTAAGTCGCCTACTTCACACTTTTATAAAGATGTTATGGAGGTAAAGACTGTTGGTGACAGTTTAACGGATGAGCAGCGGCATATTGCCGATTTCTTTGATGATAATCCTTTCAATTTACATGTAACCGGGCATGCCATGTATGCCACCAAGAAGTTCTCTCCACCGGGGCATTGGATGAATATTGTAGGTATTGCTACACAAAAGGCTGGTAAAGATTTTAGTACAACGGTTGCTGCTTATGCAGCTACGTCTATTGCTTTATTTGATGGTTTTATTGCCTGCTGGTATACCAAGTATAAAACCAACGGCGTGCGCCCAGAAACAGTCATCAATAAATACTTTGATCCCAATTGGAGACCCTACATACAAACGCCACCATTTCCCACTTACGTTAGTGGCCATTCTGTAATATCTAACGCTTCCGCTGAAGTGATGACGTATTTTTTGGGTGATCATTTTGCCTTCACAGACACATCGGAATCAGAGTTTGGTATAGCAAACCGTTCTTTCCGTTCTTTTAGGGACGCTGCACAAGAGGCTTCCTTTTCCCGATTATATGGCGGAATACATTATCGGTCTGATTTAGAGCAAGGTAATGAAGTAGGGAAAAAAGTAGGAGCGTATGTTGTATCAAAGCTCCACTTTCAACGAAATCAAAATCAATTATCACAAAACAAGTAAAAGTTATGAGACTAGTAATTTTAGGCATATTTCTTTTCTGTAGCTGGAAAGCCGCAGAAGCACAAGGGTGCGTAGCTATACGCAGCAATGGTGCTTCGTGTACAATGGATGGAATTCATAGTGAAGCAATGTTAAAAGAGAGTCGCCCCTGGATCTTTTCAATTAATACCCGCTATTTCAAATCATATAAGCATTTTGTTGGCACCGAAGAACAAAAGGAAAGGGAGGAGCAAGGGACGAACGTGATCAATCATACTTTTTCAACTGAGTTTGGCCTTAACCGAAAGCTGAATGAACGTTGGGCACTCGGTCTTTTTGTACCAGTTATCAGTAATGCGCGATCTTCTATGTATGAACATTATGGTAATGCCAGTAAGAGTCCGAATGCGCGTCGAAGTACTCATTCCTTTGGGCTTGGTGATTTGCGCGTGGCTGCTTATTATTGGCTGCTTGATCCGGTTAAGAATTCCAAAGGCAATGTGCAGTTAGGTGCCGGTATTAAATTACCTACCGGAGATTATAAGTACCAGGACTATTTCTGGAAAAATGACACAACTAAGGTTTTGGGGCCGGTAGATCAATCTATACAACTGGGGGATGGTGGTACTGGGTTTACGGCAGAATATAATGCCTTTTATCGGCTTACCAGATCCTGGAGCTTGTACTCCAACGGCTTTTATCTTTTCAATCCCAGAGAGCAAAATGGCGTATCTACTGCCAGAGGCAGCGCCGTTTCACCTACAGCTATCGCATATGGAAGTGACGTAATGAGTGTGCCCGACCAGTTCATGTTTCGCGCAGGTATTAATTACTCTATGAAGCATTTTCATTTTTCAGGGGGAATGCGTATTGAAGGTTTGCCAGCGGAAGATCTTATTGGTGGCAGTAATGGCTTTAGAAGACCGGGTTATGTTTTGTCTGCCGAACCAGTAATTGTGTATAGTCTAAAACAAACACAAATCTATGCCGCTGTACCGGTTGCACTAGTGCGTGACCGTACGCAGAGTGTGCCCGATAAGATTAGAACCGAAAAGACTGGTGTGTATGCACAAGGTGATGCCGCCTTTGCTGATTACTCCGTCAATATTGGGGTAGCTTTTTCACTCAAATGATGGTTTATGGTTAATACCGTCCGTACGAATGGAGATGCTCAGAGGCGAGGTCATTAGTTGACTTCGCCTCTTTCGTTGAAATATGTATTTAGTTAACTGAGGACAGTTGATCGTTGGCAGTAGGGCGCTGTTAACTGTCAACTATCCTCTTCCAGCTGTAATCAGATATACACAATGATGTTATTGCACTAAAGTCTTATAAGCTTTATCTTTAAAGGTATTCCCTTTCTACCCTTTAACCTTTCTATATGACGAAGCTGTTTCTGCTATTAGCCTTCTTTGTAGGTACGCTAGAGGCATACGCGCAGGTTACGCCCACACCCGATAAGTTGTGGGGTGATTTATTTAAACAGGTGCAGTTAACCCGGGTTTTTCCTGACAATAAAACCTTTGTGGATTGCACTCCTAAGTCGGAGCCCTCTTCCATAATGAAAGCCTATGCTGCTCAAAAAGCAAATGAATCTTTTGATCTGAAAGCGTTTGTGCACCAGCATTTTAATATACCAGTACCTCCAAATGTAAAGGTGACACCTGGACTTACATTGATCAAGCATTTAGAGGAATTGTGGGGAACGCTAGCGCGTCACCGGGATAGCGTACAGCGTTGGAGCTCCTTATTACCATTGCCCTATCCCTATATTGTGCCTGGCGGCCGCTTCAGAGAGATCTACTACTGGGATAGTTATTTTACCATGCAGGGGCTGGCTGTAAGTAACCGTTATGATCTGATAGAAGGGATGATCAACAATTTTGTATCGCTGATCAATAACTATGGTCATATTCCCAATGGTAATCGTAACTATTTTCTAAGCCGCTCGCAGCCACCTTATTTTTCGTTAATGGTCAGTTTATTATCAGAAAAGATGGGGAATGCCGTATTTAAAAAGTATTTCCCTGCTATGGAAAAAGAATACCAGTTCTGGATGCAGGGTGTTGACAAACTTAAAAATGTGCAGGCTTATCGTAGGGTGGTGAAGATGCCCGATGGTACTATTTTAAACCGGCACTGGGATGATAATAATGCGCCACGCCAGGAGTCTTACGCCGAAGATGTAGCCACCAGTAAAGATTATAAAAGTAAAGATGGACTGGCCTATGTTAACCTGCGGGCAGGAGCTGAAAGCGGCTGGGACTTTACCAGCCGGTGGTTTGAGGATACCATGCATTTGAATACCATTGAAACAACGGACATTATTCCGGTAGATTTGAATGCTTTGCTTTATGCAAACGAGATGCTTTTAGCAAAGGCTGCTTCTGAAAGTGGGCTTTCGGCAAAAGCTGCTTCCTATAAAGCAAAGGCGGAGAAGCGAAAGGTTGCTATTCTGAAATACATGTGGGACAGACAAAAGGGCTTTTTCTTTGATTATGATTATAAACAAAAACACACCACGCAGAAACTAAGTGTAGCTGGTGTAATGCCGTTGTTTTGCCATGCTGCTACGGAAGAGCAGGCTGCTATTGCTAAAACCACTTTTCAAAAGTACCTGCTCAAAGATGGAGGTGCCGTGTCAACAGTTTATCATACCGGCGAGCAGTGGGATGCACCTAACGGTTGGGCGCCTTTGCAGTTTATTGCTGTAAAGGGTTTTATGAATTATGGCTTTAATGACATGGCAAAAACCATAGCCGAACGCTGGATGGCTGTAAATGAGAGGGTATTTAACGCCACTGGCAAAATGCTGGAGAAATATAATGTAGAAGATATCAATCTGGATAGTGGTGGTGGGGAATATCCCACACAAGATGGATTTGGGTGGACAAATGGGGTGTATTTAAAGTTTTATGAGTTATTCAAGGCCAATTCAGCTCCATCAGGTAACTAGCTTTTAAAGGACAAACTTGTCCAGGAAGAGATTATTTAATTACATCCTTGTATTTAGTGAAAAAGATAACGGCCAATGCTTAGAGTTTTGCCTGCTTTTTGCTAAATTATATGAAACAACGCAAGGCTGTAGAGCTTGGTTGTGAAAGCGATATAAATCCATCATTAATAACTATAAGTAATTGTTATGGAAAGAAATTCTTTAAGATTAGACGCCCCTTGGGATGAAGTAAAAGAAATGCTGAAAGAGTTGAATACTGATCTTACCGATGAGGATCTGGAATACAGACCTAATGGTGAGCAGGAGATGTTAGAGCGGGTTGCGAGGAAGTTGGATCAGGATGTGCCTCATGTAAGGGATTGGATTGAAAGTGTTTCATCTAACCGGGGATTGGCGCATTAATACTGATTGGTTTCACGCAGAGAGGCTGAGGCGCAGAGAGAAATGTTTCGCATAGAAGAAGTGAGAAAAGGAGGACCGCGGATTGGTGGGATTAAAATGGATTAGTAAGATTACTGTCTGTTAGCTGTAATATCTTTTGTTTTTGCCATTTCGAGTAAAACGAGGAGTCTCAGAGTCTTACAGCCCCTTGCTTTCACCCTGAACTTGTTTCAGCGTCTGATCTCACTTTCAAGGGTGATTTTGTATCTTTAGAACTCTTTTCCGTGAGCATAGTTTCTTCCCTTCTTATTACACATTTCTATACTATTTATTGGGGCTTATAGCGGTATCGGATGGCAGGATACGAGCCAGGGTACGGAGGTGGTAGGGCTAACGGGTAAGGTAGGGAGTTGATACGGAGTTAGTACGGCTTTCATACGGAGTTAGGTAGGCTCTGATACGGAGTAACCATGAAGTGGATACGGAGTAACCATGAAGGTGTAGAGGCATAGCAGTGAAGGAACAGCAGAGTGGTAGTGAAGGTAGAGGCAAATAATAGAGAAAGTAGATCGTAGAGGGGTGGGATTGGGGATTAGGGATTAGGGATTTGGAATTGGGGGCAAGCAAGGATGGGTTTTACCTTGCTATTGATAAGCAAGTAATGA
This genomic interval from Flavisolibacter tropicus contains the following:
- a CDS encoding vanadium-dependent haloperoxidase; translated protein: MKYLILFAVIVMMNGACRHKGDYQPVFDNPGLYSKSVYELNSVVMDNNFSPVVAARNYVYANIAAYECIAAGDYRFVSLVGQIKHMPVMPKPAEPAKVNYHLAALLSLIKVGNAVTFPEGALMDYWQNLYDKADSAGMPADVLKQTVAFSDTIVSAILKWSKGDNYAQTRSAEKYTVTVEDGRWVPTPPAYAQAMEPHWCEIRPMSLDSASQFAPPAPPVFNVKSPTSHFYKDVMEVKTVGDSLTDEQRHIADFFDDNPFNLHVTGHAMYATKKFSPPGHWMNIVGIATQKAGKDFSTTVAAYAATSIALFDGFIACWYTKYKTNGVRPETVINKYFDPNWRPYIQTPPFPTYVSGHSVISNASAEVMTYFLGDHFAFTDTSESEFGIANRSFRSFRDAAQEASFSRLYGGIHYRSDLEQGNEVGKKVGAYVVSKLHFQRNQNQLSQNK
- the treA gene encoding alpha,alpha-trehalase TreA, producing the protein MTKLFLLLAFFVGTLEAYAQVTPTPDKLWGDLFKQVQLTRVFPDNKTFVDCTPKSEPSSIMKAYAAQKANESFDLKAFVHQHFNIPVPPNVKVTPGLTLIKHLEELWGTLARHRDSVQRWSSLLPLPYPYIVPGGRFREIYYWDSYFTMQGLAVSNRYDLIEGMINNFVSLINNYGHIPNGNRNYFLSRSQPPYFSLMVSLLSEKMGNAVFKKYFPAMEKEYQFWMQGVDKLKNVQAYRRVVKMPDGTILNRHWDDNNAPRQESYAEDVATSKDYKSKDGLAYVNLRAGAESGWDFTSRWFEDTMHLNTIETTDIIPVDLNALLYANEMLLAKAASESGLSAKAASYKAKAEKRKVAILKYMWDRQKGFFFDYDYKQKHTTQKLSVAGVMPLFCHAATEEQAAIAKTTFQKYLLKDGGAVSTVYHTGEQWDAPNGWAPLQFIAVKGFMNYGFNDMAKTIAERWMAVNERVFNATGKMLEKYNVEDINLDSGGGEYPTQDGFGWTNGVYLKFYELFKANSAPSGN